The Pseudomonas iranensis genome includes a window with the following:
- a CDS encoding phage tail protein — translation MADEEKKTPKPVLITGIDELSPKLGALRMKVESFKNNLEQTGLGKLDISGLFNGGSVITPFVDGIKSAAAFQGKLSEVSDTAKTVDLPAAPTAATQNMNVFSASMQKVSAAVDAALVPAVGALVVGLEPMLTQVGSLLADNPKLVEGLAAGAIAFSAMQTAVTGMTQVMDLMSMVLKTNPIMLIAMGIAVAAGLIVANWTPISAFFTGMWEGVKNAGASAMATLRSVLDWRPLAALAVLWEPVTGFFSGVWDKVMAVTAPVIDFFKSVFAWSPAGMIIENWGPLTGLFSAIWELLEALSVPVMAFLRNLFDFSPMQMITDAWGGVVTFFEPMFTTLQSAVQSTRDILRTLFDFFPLEMLTSAWGGVVGFFEPIWMALQTSVQRVRGFFTSLFEWSPLEQIAQYWQPIGEVFSALWGVVLALSAPVVDFLHSLFEWKPLDQIIESWGPITEWFGDLWQKLQTVIAPIKELFDGGFAGLIAKVTGKVETLTEAQRQTNAEGKGELAPAFFAASPAPAGNGALQSGSLPQTSSALIQQSAANNRTQLEGGLTVRFENAPAGLRTEQPQTNQPGLAVSSRIGYRSLSMGGSQ, via the coding sequence ATGGCAGACGAAGAGAAGAAAACCCCGAAACCGGTGCTGATCACCGGCATCGATGAACTTTCGCCCAAACTGGGCGCCCTGCGCATGAAGGTTGAGAGTTTTAAAAACAATCTCGAGCAGACCGGCCTCGGCAAACTGGACATCAGTGGTCTGTTCAACGGCGGCAGCGTGATCACGCCGTTTGTAGACGGCATCAAATCGGCCGCAGCGTTCCAGGGAAAATTGAGCGAAGTCAGCGACACGGCGAAAACCGTCGATCTGCCCGCCGCGCCGACTGCTGCCACGCAGAACATGAACGTGTTCAGTGCGTCGATGCAGAAGGTTTCGGCGGCGGTGGACGCCGCGCTGGTGCCGGCGGTGGGGGCCTTGGTGGTCGGGCTGGAACCGATGCTGACGCAGGTTGGCAGCCTGCTCGCCGACAACCCGAAACTGGTCGAAGGCCTGGCGGCGGGGGCGATTGCCTTCTCCGCCATGCAAACCGCGGTCACCGGTATGACTCAGGTGATGGACCTCATGAGCATGGTGCTCAAGACCAACCCGATCATGCTGATCGCCATGGGCATTGCCGTGGCTGCCGGATTGATCGTGGCCAACTGGACACCGATCAGCGCGTTTTTCACAGGGATGTGGGAAGGCGTGAAAAACGCCGGGGCGAGTGCGATGGCGACGTTGCGCTCGGTACTTGACTGGCGACCGCTGGCGGCACTGGCGGTGTTGTGGGAACCGGTCACGGGATTTTTCTCCGGAGTCTGGGACAAGGTGATGGCCGTGACGGCGCCAGTGATCGACTTCTTCAAGTCGGTTTTCGCGTGGTCGCCTGCGGGGATGATCATTGAAAACTGGGGGCCGCTGACCGGCCTGTTCTCGGCGATCTGGGAATTGCTCGAGGCCTTGAGTGTGCCGGTGATGGCGTTTCTCAGAAACCTGTTCGATTTCTCGCCGATGCAGATGATTACCGATGCCTGGGGTGGTGTCGTGACGTTCTTCGAACCGATGTTCACGACGCTGCAATCGGCCGTACAAAGCACCCGGGATATCCTGCGGACACTGTTCGATTTTTTCCCGTTGGAAATGCTCACCAGCGCCTGGGGTGGAGTTGTCGGGTTCTTCGAACCGATCTGGATGGCGCTGCAAACGTCTGTGCAGCGAGTCAGGGGCTTTTTCACCAGCCTGTTCGAGTGGTCACCGCTGGAGCAGATTGCCCAGTATTGGCAGCCGATCGGTGAGGTCTTTTCGGCGCTCTGGGGCGTTGTGTTGGCGCTGTCCGCGCCGGTCGTGGACTTTCTGCACAGCCTGTTCGAATGGAAACCGCTGGATCAGATCATCGAGAGTTGGGGGCCGATCACTGAGTGGTTCGGCGACTTGTGGCAAAAGCTGCAAACCGTCATTGCGCCGATCAAGGAGTTGTTCGACGGTGGCTTCGCCGGACTGATCGCCAAGGTCACCGGCAAAGTTGAAACTCTCACTGAAGCACAACGCCAGACCAATGCCGAAGGTAAAGGCGAACTGGCACCGGCGTTCTTCGCTGCCAGTCCGGCGCCTGCTGGCAACGGCGCACTGCAAAGCGGTTCGTTGCCACAAACCTCCAGCGCGCTGATCCAGCAAAGCGCCGCCAACAACCGCACGCAACTCGAAGGCGGCCTGACCGTGCGCTTCGAAAATGCGCCGGCAGGCCTGCGCACCGAACAACCGCAAACCAATCAACCGGGCCTGGCCGTGTCTTCACGCATCGGCTATCGCTCACTGTCGATGGGAGGTTCCCAATGA
- a CDS encoding DNA circularization protein — MNWRDRLLPASFRGVGFWIDQAKTPVGRKGQLHEYPQRDLPYFEDLGQQAKTHDLTAFIIGPDCLEQRDKLLKALEQGRGELVHPWLGRLQVKVGECDMTHTRQDGGLVTFALKFYPDQPLPFPTATVSTQKVLLAKADGLLGSAVARFEQAMTLIKAARIGITNLRNSLTGVYEVIKEQLKPLIEQYRQITELVKAVKELPKEVAAEFKGLLGDIKELKAFAKEGYRGVIADVSQQLEAIRKADAPKITTGRDTNAAAQAMADLVQDTMLVKVAQWVASMPVATTPVKLASTPSVAQQSTSPVSRQEVPVSDDMQALRAAVTAAIDPMLAKAGPAHFQAINDVKEALVAHLKAVASSGVRQVSKSFQESFPAVVVAYKQFGDATRVEEVTQRNAITHPGFSPNDVKVSRE; from the coding sequence ATGAACTGGCGTGACCGTTTATTGCCGGCATCCTTTCGCGGTGTCGGTTTCTGGATCGACCAGGCGAAAACCCCGGTCGGGCGCAAAGGGCAGTTGCATGAATACCCGCAACGCGACCTGCCGTATTTCGAGGACCTCGGCCAGCAGGCCAAGACCCACGATCTGACCGCGTTCATCATCGGCCCCGATTGCCTGGAGCAGCGCGACAAGCTGCTCAAGGCGCTGGAGCAGGGCCGTGGCGAGCTGGTGCATCCGTGGCTTGGACGCCTGCAAGTCAAGGTCGGCGAATGCGACATGACCCACACCCGCCAGGACGGTGGGCTGGTGACGTTTGCATTGAAGTTCTATCCCGACCAACCCCTGCCGTTTCCGACAGCCACGGTCAGCACGCAGAAAGTGCTGCTGGCCAAAGCCGACGGTCTGCTGGGTTCAGCGGTGGCGCGTTTCGAACAGGCGATGACTTTGATCAAGGCTGCGCGGATCGGCATCACCAACCTGCGCAACAGCCTCACCGGGGTTTACGAGGTGATCAAGGAGCAACTGAAACCTTTGATCGAGCAGTACCGCCAGATCACTGAGCTGGTCAAGGCCGTGAAGGAGCTGCCCAAGGAAGTGGCGGCGGAATTCAAGGGTTTGCTCGGCGATATCAAGGAGCTGAAAGCGTTCGCCAAGGAAGGCTACCGTGGCGTGATAGCCGACGTGTCGCAGCAACTCGAAGCGATTCGCAAGGCTGATGCGCCAAAGATCACCACGGGCAGAGACACCAATGCCGCAGCGCAGGCGATGGCCGATCTGGTGCAGGACACGATGCTGGTCAAAGTGGCGCAGTGGGTGGCGTCGATGCCGGTGGCGACCACGCCGGTGAAGCTGGCGTCGACGCCGTCGGTGGCTCAACAGTCGACGTCGCCGGTCAGCCGTCAGGAAGTCCCTGTCAGCGATGACATGCAAGCGCTGCGCGCGGCTGTGACTGCCGCCATTGATCCAATGCTGGCAAAAGCCGGACCTGCCCACTTCCAAGCCATCAACGATGTAAAGGAAGCGCTGGTGGCTCATCTCAAAGCGGTGGCGTCCTCCGGCGTGCGGCAAGTCAGCAAATCGTTTCAGGAAAGCTTTCCGGCAGTGGTCGTGGCCTACAAGCAGTTCGGCGACGCCACGCGAGTCGAAGAAGTGACTCAGCGTAACGCGATTACCCATCCCGGTTTCTCGCCCAACGATGTGAAAGTCTCGCGGGAGTGA
- a CDS encoding phage baseplate assembly protein yields the protein MNEMDNHVTLTVNNMEYGGWKSVEITADLERQFRTFKLDITWQWPGQAVSKPIKPGDPCEVKIGKDLVLTGYVFKAPIRYDGRQISLTIEGSSKTQDLVDCAARNLPSQWQQQPLLTIVRDLASEYGLSVVNEISETTRLTKHTIVPGETAFQSIDRLLSLLRVFSTDNELGQLVLAKPGSGGRASDALELGKNILSASAPMDFSQVFSEYRVIGQQKGSDAKSGAAVSEVESTAADLSFKRRRTTVINEGTQLTFELAQQRALWESATRMGRAQTTTYKVQGWRQSNGDLWRHNTLVKVKDPVLDFDGDMLISKVTYSLSAQGSVTTLQVAPPHTFDANPTPPKET from the coding sequence ATGAACGAGATGGACAATCACGTCACGCTGACGGTCAACAATATGGAATACGGCGGCTGGAAAAGCGTCGAAATCACCGCTGATCTGGAGCGCCAGTTCCGCACCTTCAAGCTCGACATTACCTGGCAATGGCCGGGGCAGGCGGTGAGCAAACCGATTAAACCCGGTGACCCCTGTGAAGTGAAAATCGGCAAGGACCTGGTGCTCACCGGTTACGTGTTCAAAGCACCGATCCGCTATGACGGGCGGCAGATCAGCCTGACCATCGAAGGCAGTTCCAAGACCCAGGATCTGGTCGATTGCGCCGCTCGCAACCTGCCCAGCCAATGGCAGCAACAACCCTTGCTGACTATCGTCCGCGATCTGGCGAGCGAATATGGGCTGTCAGTGGTCAACGAAATCAGCGAAACCACACGCCTGACCAAACACACCATCGTGCCGGGTGAAACGGCATTCCAGTCGATCGACCGATTGCTGTCGCTGCTGCGGGTGTTTTCCACCGACAACGAGCTGGGCCAGTTGGTGCTGGCCAAACCCGGCAGCGGCGGACGCGCCAGCGATGCGCTGGAGCTGGGCAAGAACATCCTGTCGGCCAGTGCGCCAATGGATTTCAGCCAGGTGTTCTCCGAGTACCGGGTGATCGGCCAGCAAAAAGGCTCGGATGCGAAGAGCGGCGCGGCGGTCAGCGAAGTCGAGTCGACCGCGGCCGACCTGAGTTTCAAACGGCGGCGCACCACGGTGATCAATGAAGGCACGCAACTGACCTTTGAGTTAGCGCAGCAGCGTGCTCTATGGGAAAGCGCGACTCGCATGGGCCGCGCGCAGACCACCACCTATAAGGTGCAGGGCTGGCGGCAGAGCAATGGCGATTTGTGGCGCCATAACACGCTGGTCAAGGTCAAGGATCCGGTGCTCGATTTCGATGGTGACATGCTGATTTCCAAGGTCACTTATTCGCTGTCGGCGCAGGGATCGGTGACCACATTGCAAGTGGCGCCGCCGCATACCTTTGATGCCAATCCGACTCCCCCGAAAGAAACCTGA
- a CDS encoding phage baseplate assembly protein V — translation MSLLTRLLARGTVVLANSASKLQSLQMRLTAGEINDDLEHFEPYGFTSHPLAGAEGVVTFIGGDRSHAIALVIADRRYRLQALAAGEVAIYTDEGDKIHFKRGRIIDIETATLNIRASSAVNFDTPVINQTGKIVSTGDQLAGGISQIKHVHVGVQAGNGQTGAPAGGQ, via the coding sequence ATGAGCCTACTGACACGCCTGCTGGCGCGCGGCACTGTCGTGCTCGCCAATTCGGCTTCGAAACTGCAATCGCTGCAAATGCGCCTCACCGCCGGTGAAATCAACGACGACCTCGAACACTTCGAGCCCTATGGTTTCACCAGCCATCCGCTGGCGGGAGCGGAAGGGGTCGTCACCTTCATCGGCGGCGACCGGTCCCACGCCATCGCCCTGGTCATCGCCGACCGTCGCTATCGCCTGCAAGCACTCGCTGCCGGTGAAGTGGCGATCTACACCGACGAGGGCGACAAAATTCATTTCAAGCGCGGGCGGATCATCGACATCGAAACCGCCACGCTGAACATCCGCGCCAGCAGCGCGGTGAACTTCGACACACCGGTGATAAACCAGACCGGCAAGATCGTCTCCACCGGTGATCAACTGGCCGGCGGCATCAGCCAGATCAAGCACGTGCATGTTGGCGTCCAGGCCGGTAACGGTCAGACCGGCGCGCCGGCAGGAGGCCAATGA
- a CDS encoding phage GP46 family protein, whose translation MFISQNLHAALTRAVLISLFTWRRAADDDALDDEERFGWWGDSFPTVADDRIGSRLWLLRRVKLTRQTQMDAEFYAREALQWLLDDGHCSAIDIISERLDAQRLNLRTVLTLADGERLDINPDNSWQVIYAV comes from the coding sequence ATGTTCATCAGCCAGAACCTCCACGCCGCACTGACCCGCGCGGTGCTGATCAGCCTGTTCACCTGGCGTCGCGCCGCCGATGACGATGCCCTCGATGACGAAGAACGCTTCGGCTGGTGGGGCGACAGTTTTCCCACGGTTGCCGACGATCGCATCGGCTCGCGGCTGTGGCTGTTGCGCCGGGTCAAGCTGACCCGGCAAACGCAGATGGACGCCGAGTTCTATGCCCGTGAAGCCCTGCAATGGCTACTCGACGACGGCCACTGCAGCGCCATCGACATCATCAGCGAACGCCTCGACGCCCAGCGCTTGAACCTGCGCACGGTCCTGACCCTGGCCGACGGTGAACGTCTGGACATCAACCCCGATAACAGTTGGCAGGTGATCTATGCCGTTTGA
- a CDS encoding baseplate J/gp47 family protein — MPFETPSLPVLIKRTQSDLAGDSLRQSDAQVLARTLGGAAYGLYGYLDWIAEQILPDKADESTLERIAALRLNQPRKAAQVATGSVSFTATAGAVLDVDTLLQANDGRTYKVTAARTTVNGSNNTTIAALEAGSLGNADAGLTLTPVQPIAGIVGNSFVVLAPGLSGGVARESLESLRSRVIRSYRVIPHGGAASDYETWALEVPGVTRAWCRGGLLGPGTVTVFIMRDDDPQPVPNDEQLAEVQEYIEPLRPVTAEVHVQRPVQVPVVYRFKSVNPDTTAVRAAVEAQLRDLHNREADLGVPLLISHIREAISSAGGEYDHTLTAPAADVPAGQSELLTFGGCVWGA, encoded by the coding sequence ATGCCGTTTGAAACCCCTTCGCTGCCGGTGCTGATCAAGCGCACCCAAAGCGACCTGGCCGGCGATTCGCTGCGCCAGTCCGATGCGCAAGTGCTCGCCCGCACCCTCGGCGGCGCCGCTTATGGTCTGTACGGTTATCTCGACTGGATTGCCGAGCAGATCCTGCCCGACAAAGCCGATGAGTCAACCCTGGAACGCATCGCCGCGCTGCGCCTGAATCAGCCGCGCAAAGCTGCGCAAGTGGCTACCGGCAGCGTCAGTTTTACCGCCACTGCCGGCGCGGTGCTCGACGTCGACACGCTGCTGCAAGCGAACGATGGCCGCACCTACAAAGTCACCGCCGCGCGCACCACGGTCAATGGCAGCAACAACACCACAATTGCCGCGTTGGAGGCCGGCAGCCTCGGCAACGCTGACGCCGGTCTGACGCTGACCCCGGTGCAGCCGATTGCCGGGATTGTCGGCAACAGCTTCGTGGTGCTGGCGCCGGGCCTCAGCGGCGGTGTGGCGCGGGAAAGCCTCGAATCGCTGCGCTCGCGGGTGATTCGTTCCTATCGGGTGATTCCTCACGGAGGCGCGGCCAGCGACTACGAAACCTGGGCACTGGAAGTGCCGGGCGTGACGCGGGCGTGGTGCCGTGGTGGCTTGCTCGGCCCGGGCACCGTAACCGTGTTCATCATGCGCGACGATGATCCGCAACCGGTGCCGAACGATGAACAGTTGGCGGAGGTTCAGGAGTACATCGAACCGCTGCGTCCGGTGACCGCGGAAGTGCACGTGCAGCGACCGGTTCAGGTGCCGGTGGTGTATCGCTTCAAGAGCGTCAATCCGGACACCACCGCCGTGCGCGCCGCCGTCGAAGCGCAGTTGCGCGATCTGCACAACCGCGAGGCTGACCTCGGCGTGCCGCTGCTGATCAGCCATATCCGCGAAGCGATCAGCAGCGCCGGCGGCGAATACGATCACACGCTCACTGCTCCAGCCGCTGACGTGCCGGCCGGGCAGAGCGAACTGCTGACCTTCGGAGGCTGCGTATGGGGGGCATAA
- a CDS encoding YmfQ family protein, with translation MGGIRTAAQYQAQLRALLPSGPAWDPERVPELEEVLQGVAVELARLDARAADLLNEMDPAGVSELVPDWERVMQLPDPCLGTTPLFDDRRLAVRRRLLAVGSQAVGYYLDIAKSQGYPNASITEHEAPRMGRARFGSAHWGTWEAQFMWTLNTGGRLLLGRRYGASYWGERFGVNPGSALECLIHRSAPAHTKVHINYD, from the coding sequence ATGGGGGGCATAAGAACCGCCGCGCAATACCAGGCGCAGTTGCGCGCCTTGCTGCCCAGTGGCCCGGCATGGGATCCGGAACGCGTGCCGGAACTCGAAGAAGTGTTGCAAGGCGTCGCCGTCGAACTGGCTCGTCTGGATGCGCGCGCCGCCGACCTGCTCAACGAAATGGACCCGGCCGGCGTCAGCGAACTGGTGCCGGACTGGGAACGCGTCATGCAATTGCCCGACCCGTGCCTGGGCACCACGCCACTGTTCGACGACCGCCGCCTCGCCGTACGCCGCCGCCTGCTCGCGGTCGGCAGCCAGGCTGTCGGCTATTACCTCGACATCGCCAAAAGCCAGGGTTACCCCAACGCCAGCATCACCGAACACGAAGCCCCACGCATGGGCCGCGCCCGGTTTGGTTCGGCGCACTGGGGCACCTGGGAAGCGCAATTCATGTGGACGCTCAACACCGGCGGCCGCCTGCTGCTCGGTCGGCGTTACGGTGCGAGCTACTGGGGCGAGCGCTTCGGCGTAAACCCGGGCTCGGCGCTGGAATGCCTGATCCACCGCAGTGCGCCGGCGCATACCAAGGTGCATATCAATTATGACTAG
- a CDS encoding phage tail protein: MDYPKSVPSAGLVNGKFVDENPLMGTPGSLIPADWGNGVTQEILNVIKAADLTPDEKKYDQLLQAIQSVTAKGWNQDLALPLAALPLPTVATADARLPVSPAAASTSGGRVSIAAGTFISLGQEVVAGQLGRSRTFVTAAWSSADLLPSSHYFLRAQVIAGVLTFYTQRGGIHDVVPDSLKGMVNGAAGGGFQSTPLDMCLAWVITGAPGSVPVLRTIYNRARLTWTQTVNGTGAIFLPLDPHARAARLVAGNPTPSSTAVTSVAFPSTGWAGGNYCFLSPILTGSSNNPGGWNPATVSPCVLFTNNIVNDVTVSTLAASFDHANLRSLWQCYQAEHNLGQSNADSDELLLSMGIKTHPITDYSVGIAINFSDAVNVQFSWELIR; encoded by the coding sequence ATGGATTATCCGAAGAGTGTGCCCAGTGCCGGGCTGGTCAATGGGAAGTTTGTTGATGAGAACCCGTTGATGGGGACACCGGGGTCGTTGATCCCGGCGGACTGGGGTAACGGAGTTACGCAGGAAATTCTCAACGTGATCAAGGCGGCGGACCTGACGCCGGACGAGAAGAAATACGATCAGTTGTTGCAAGCGATCCAATCGGTGACGGCCAAGGGCTGGAACCAGGATCTGGCGCTGCCGTTGGCTGCTTTGCCTTTACCTACAGTTGCCACCGCCGATGCACGTCTGCCGGTCAGTCCGGCTGCGGCCTCAACCAGTGGCGGCCGGGTTTCGATCGCAGCGGGAACCTTTATCAGTCTCGGCCAGGAAGTAGTGGCCGGCCAACTCGGACGCTCGCGCACCTTTGTGACGGCGGCGTGGAGCAGTGCGGACCTGCTGCCCAGCAGCCATTACTTTCTGCGAGCGCAAGTTATCGCTGGGGTACTCACGTTCTACACCCAACGCGGTGGCATTCATGACGTCGTGCCTGACTCGCTCAAAGGAATGGTCAACGGCGCTGCCGGCGGCGGTTTTCAGTCCACGCCTCTGGACATGTGTCTGGCGTGGGTGATAACCGGAGCACCGGGTTCGGTGCCGGTTTTGCGGACCATATACAACCGCGCACGATTGACTTGGACGCAAACGGTGAATGGCACAGGGGCGATATTTTTACCGCTCGACCCGCATGCGCGTGCGGCACGACTAGTCGCCGGTAACCCAACGCCATCGTCCACGGCGGTCACCTCAGTCGCCTTTCCGTCCACCGGGTGGGCAGGGGGCAACTACTGCTTCCTGTCGCCGATCCTGACAGGCAGTTCTAACAACCCGGGAGGGTGGAACCCGGCAACGGTTTCCCCGTGCGTACTGTTCACCAACAACATCGTCAATGACGTCACGGTTTCGACGTTGGCGGCCAGCTTCGACCACGCCAATTTGCGCTCACTGTGGCAGTGCTATCAGGCCGAACACAACCTGGGCCAATCGAATGCCGACAGCGATGAGTTATTGCTGAGCATGGGCATCAAAACCCATCCAATCACTGATTACAGTGTGGGCATTGCCATCAACTTTTCCGACGCGGTGAACGTGCAATTCTCGTGGGAGCTTATTCGATGA
- a CDS encoding phage tail protein: MIVIQELHQCDGELRLPQPSAAHEWDGQNWVFNADRQIALDLQEAERLCAKVDAAADNARNALAGDPLKAMEYAQAAADAQAFSDAGYPKKEVPLSVAAWVAKGRSAKQAAEQILSKAEQLTAHLLTLRTLRLKAKAQIRAQAGKGKVDLARGAADDALIGIRDLINGISS, from the coding sequence ATGATCGTTATTCAGGAGCTTCATCAGTGCGACGGTGAGTTGCGCCTGCCGCAACCGTCGGCTGCGCACGAGTGGGACGGGCAGAACTGGGTTTTCAATGCAGACAGGCAGATTGCACTGGATCTGCAGGAAGCCGAACGCCTTTGCGCCAAAGTCGACGCCGCCGCCGACAACGCTCGCAACGCACTGGCTGGTGATCCACTCAAGGCCATGGAGTACGCACAGGCAGCCGCAGACGCTCAGGCTTTCAGCGACGCCGGATACCCGAAAAAGGAAGTGCCACTTTCGGTCGCAGCGTGGGTTGCCAAAGGGCGCAGCGCCAAACAGGCCGCCGAGCAAATTCTGAGCAAGGCGGAGCAGTTGACTGCGCATTTGCTCACGCTGCGCACTTTGCGCCTGAAAGCCAAGGCGCAGATTCGCGCACAGGCTGGCAAGGGCAAGGTCGATTTGGCGCGTGGCGCGGCAGACGATGCGTTGATCGGGATTCGTGACCTGATCAACGGTATATCCAGCTAG
- a CDS encoding gp53-like domain-containing protein, with protein sequence MDYPISVPSAGLVNGMFVDEDALAGTPGSLIPASWGNGVTQEILGVVRAAGMTPTETSNTQMLDALRSSQLFKTPAQFDFSRSVATAEFVQRALGNHAGSRDIAATAQLSFADVGWAIGLGGNSAYTVSLPDIKSVPNGATFTLHCRSNAPVTIACTGIAKISPQGAELTSIVMNSGESATVVRENGVWAVHGTASLKYAALFSGLTANPGYQKHASGNIDQWGTGITDANGEMWVNFPVSFPNGFFSCVANHAGGEAAIVIVVGGTATKQGVRLKVRNAVNQPGAGWTVFYFAKGY encoded by the coding sequence ATGGATTATCCAATCAGTGTGCCAAGCGCAGGCTTGGTCAATGGCATGTTTGTTGATGAGGACGCGCTCGCGGGCACACCCGGCTCGTTGATTCCCGCGAGTTGGGGCAACGGCGTGACGCAGGAAATTCTCGGCGTTGTGCGGGCCGCTGGAATGACACCGACCGAGACTTCAAATACACAAATGCTCGACGCGCTACGTAGCTCGCAGCTCTTCAAAACCCCGGCGCAATTCGATTTCAGCCGTTCAGTGGCTACGGCCGAGTTCGTGCAGCGTGCACTGGGCAATCACGCAGGGTCTCGCGACATCGCAGCCACGGCGCAACTTTCTTTTGCGGATGTGGGATGGGCGATCGGCCTGGGCGGAAACTCGGCCTATACCGTGTCTTTGCCAGACATCAAGTCAGTTCCCAATGGCGCAACGTTCACGCTGCATTGCCGTAGCAACGCCCCGGTCACTATTGCCTGTACAGGCATTGCGAAAATAAGCCCGCAAGGAGCTGAACTGACCTCGATTGTCATGAACAGTGGTGAGAGCGCCACTGTCGTCAGGGAAAACGGAGTCTGGGCAGTCCACGGCACCGCGAGTCTCAAATATGCCGCGCTGTTTTCAGGGTTGACTGCTAACCCCGGGTATCAGAAGCACGCCAGTGGGAACATAGATCAATGGGGAACCGGCATTACGGATGCCAACGGTGAAATGTGGGTCAATTTCCCGGTTTCCTTCCCGAATGGGTTTTTCTCATGTGTCGCCAACCACGCTGGTGGCGAAGCGGCCATCGTGATTGTTGTCGGAGGCACCGCCACCAAGCAAGGCGTTCGCTTGAAAGTGCGCAACGCGGTCAACCAGCCTGGCGCTGGCTGGACCGTGTTTTATTTTGCCAAGGGTTATTGA
- a CDS encoding phage tail assembly chaperone: MNTTNVLFSAGTRGVYVPGINSSDIPDDVIEIPQAYWISLLQQLSVTAKVIGVHAESGYPVLVDPPPPSAEAAAGFERTWRNAQLAATDGLVARDRDELEDGGGTTLTTEQYAELQTYRRALREWPQGSFFPSSAHRPVAPSWLSAAL; encoded by the coding sequence ATGAATACTACCAACGTGCTTTTCAGCGCCGGTACGCGAGGCGTGTATGTACCGGGTATCAATTCGTCGGACATTCCTGACGATGTCATCGAAATTCCCCAAGCCTATTGGATCTCGCTGCTGCAGCAACTGTCGGTCACCGCGAAAGTTATTGGCGTGCATGCTGAAAGCGGTTATCCGGTCCTGGTCGATCCACCGCCTCCTTCGGCAGAGGCGGCCGCAGGCTTCGAGCGCACTTGGCGCAACGCCCAGCTTGCCGCCACTGACGGCCTGGTCGCACGCGACCGTGATGAACTGGAGGACGGCGGCGGCACAACATTGACCACTGAACAATATGCCGAACTGCAAACTTATCGACGGGCGTTGCGCGAGTGGCCGCAAGGCTCATTCTTCCCGTCCAGCGCGCATCGGCCGGTGGCACCGAGCTGGCTGTCTGCTGCGCTTTAA